One Corynebacterium aurimucosum genomic window, GCCAGCAGCTGCAGCCCCTCCACGTCCCGAATAACGGGCAGAACCTCACGGAAAAGGGCCGAATTCTGACTCGTGGAGTTCGGGTTTGAGATCAGCAAAACGCGCATGACTCCCAAGACTACTGGAGCCTAGTGGTTACCGTGATGCCACCACGACTACGCTGGGGCAGCATGAGCGAACAGACTAATAATGAAAACCAGACGGAAAATACCCACCCGGAGAACACCAAGATCGACGGCAACGCGGCCGTTAACCAAGCTGCTGAAGCGTGGAAGGATGCTGCCTCCCGCAACATTCCTACCGTTGATGTGGCTGATAATCCCCTGCCGGATGAGACGGCGAACCTACGCCAAGGCCCGTCACTGCACGATGGCCTCCTGGGACTTCTCCCCCTCGTCGGTGTCTGGCAGGGCGAAGGCCAGGCTCACAGCACCGACGGCGAACAGTACGCCTTTGGCCAGCAGCTCATCATCGCCCACGACGGTGAGAACTACCTGACCTACACCTCCCGCACCTGGAAGATCGATTCCGAGGGCAAACCGGTGGGCCCAGATGTCCGCGAGTCCGGATTCTGGCGCATCTCCCTCAAGGACGAGATTGAGATGACCTACACCTCCTCCAATGGCATCAACGAGATCTTCTACGGCTCGCTGTTCAACGAGCGCGCCTGGCAGCTGGAATCTGCGTCCACCATGGTCACGGAAACTGGGCCTACCAACCTCGGCCCCGGCAAGCGTATGTATGGCCTCATGCCGAACAACAACCTGGGCTGGGTAGATGAGCGGCTTGTCGACGGCGAAATGCGCCCCTTCATGTCCGCCGAGCTCACCCGCGTGGCAGGCTAATCAGCAGGCGAGCTAGCTGAGCTAGCTAACGCTAGCTCACAGTACGAGGGAGTCTAGCGCGCCAGGGCGGCGTCGATCAGCGCGCGTATTTCCTCCGCGTTCGCCGGCGCCTTGAGCTTCTTGCCATCGAGGCGCGTCACGCGCACCGCCGTGCGCACTGAAGACACAAGCCACACCGAGTCGGCTTCCTCGAGGTAGCGCAGGTCAAGCTCCTTCGCCTTGCAGCGATAGCCCTGATCGGAGGCGTATTCGAAGAGCGCCGCTTGCGTCGTGCCGGGCAAAATACCCTTACCCGCAGGCGTGCGCAGCTTCGCCCCCTTGACCGCCACCACGGTAGAGGTGGCGCCTTCCAGCACCAGTCCCGTATCGGGATCAGTAAAGATCACATCATCAAACCCACGCTCGCGTGCCAGGCGCAGCGTAGCCATTGTGGCCGCATAATTCAGCGTTTTCGCAGGTAGCTCCTCCGCTACTTGCCACAGGCGCGGGGTGCTCATCACCTTGACGCCGGTAGCGCGCTGTGCCACAACCGCGTCTGAAACCTCCTGAACCACCACCCAGGCCGTGGGCACACCGGTGGAGGCGCGGCCCCGGGTATAAGTCCACGTGCACTTGGCTTCTAGCGACGAGCCCTCCTCTCCATCCGCGCCGGCGGGGCCATAGAAGTCCGCGATGGCCAGCTCAGTGGCTTCTTGCCACTTGTGCATCGGCGGCTCCGGCAGATCGAGCGCGCGGGCGGAATGCCGGAAGCGCTCCGCGTGGCGGTGAAAATTAGCGGCCTTGCCATTACGGACGAGGAGGGACTCGAAGATCCCGTCGCCGCGCGTCACCGCGGCATCATCCCAATAGACCAACGGAAGGTTCGGCATATGACGCCGCACCGACCCTCCAAACGGTTCCACAACGTAGATGACCGGCTCTTTCCTGCGCTGAAGGCTCATAGACCCGATTATGCCCTACCATCGGAGGGCGTGAGTTACTCTTCGCCACTTCTTTCCCGGCCCGGAGCTACTGAGTTCCAGGGCAGCACGCTTGTCGATGTCTCCGGGGTCCCCTGGCACTATGGAAACCCCCTTGTGGAGCAGCGCGCGGTAGAGACAGGTTCCGCCATCATCGACCGCTCCCATCGCCGCGTCATCGCGGTGTCTGGCCCCGATGCCCGTGCCTTCCTGCATAACCTGCTGAGCCAGAAGCTCGACGATGTAGACAGCGGCTTTTCCGCAGGCGCTCTTGACCTCAACATTCAGGGCCACGTCCTACACCACATGGATCTGTCCTTCGACGGGGACACCTTTTACCTCGACGTGCCCACAGCACAGTTCGAGTCTTTGCGAGATTTCCTTACCGCCATGGTGTTCTGGTCCCAGGTCACCGTGGAGGAAGCAGACGCGGCGGTCATCACGGTTCTGGGGCAGTCGCTGCAGCAGCCCTCGGCGGCCTTGGTCGAGCGTTCTGTGCAGTGGCCGGGCTGTCCACGCCAGGATTTCCTCGTGCCGCGCCAGCGGCTCGATGCTGCCGTAACAGAGCTGGAGAAGCAGGGCGGAAGCTTAGCGGGTCTCATGGCATATACCGCAGAGCGAGTGCGCGCACGTGAGCCCGAACGGGCTGCTGACCTCGATGAGAAAACCATCGCCCATGAGGTTCCACAATGGATCCGGCGCAACGACGATGTGCCCGCATTCGTTCATCTAGAAAAAGGTTGCTACCGCGGACAGGAGACAGTAGCGCGCGTAGAGAACCTCGGCCGCTCTCCCCGTTTGCTGGTGATGCTTTACCTCGACGGGTCCGCTCCAGAGCGCCCCGATAGCGGCGCCGACATTACGCTCGGGGGGCGGCGCGTTGGCCGGCTCGGCACCGTGGTGGAGGACTGCGATTATGGCCCCATCGCACTTGGTCTGATTAAGCGCAGCGCTCTCAACAACGGGGATCTGAACATTGGCTCTGTGGCAGCTTCGGTTGAACCAGAGTCCATCCCCACCGATGAGGGCCCCAAGGCCGGGCGCGCCGCTGTGGACCGCCTGCGCGGAAAGTAGTGGCGAATTACACATTCGCCTCTTCTCCGCGGGCTAGAGCCCTTTTCGACGCGACGCTGGGGGGTAGTTCGGAATTTTTTCGTCACACAGGCTATGGTGTCTTACAGGAACATACACATATCTGACTAAGACGATGGGGCGGCCAAGAATCCCTGGACCGCCCTACACACCTCAAGGGGGTCATGCACATGGGACGCGGACGCGCAAAGGCAAAGCAGACCAAAGTTGCACGCCAGCTGAAGTACAATTCGCCCGAGATGGACCTGGATTCGCTCCAGCGTGAACTCGCCTCACAGAACTCCAAGCGCTCCCGCGATGAGGACGAGGACCCGTACTCGGAGTACGCGGATTACGAAGACTATGCGGATCGCTGGAACTCGGACGAGTGGGATGAGGATGATTCCGACGCGCGCTAAGCGCTTGGATCACTTCCCCACCGTGCACAGCACGTAAGCGAAGGGCCGGCAAGGCTTCCCCTCAATAAGAGGAGGAAACTGCCGGCCCTGTTCCTTTCCCAGGTTCCTTTCCTAGGACCTAGAACCCTGGGTGCTCGCCCGTCATCAGAACGCGCGGCTCGCCTTCTTCGGCAACGCGGACGGTGCCCAGCTCCCATGCTTCAACGTGGCGGGCAGTCATCATGGCCAGTGCGCGCTCGCGATCCTCCGGCGCAACGACGGCGATCATGCCGACGCCCATGTTGAAGGTCTTCTCCATCTCTTCGAGCGCCACCTTGCCCACCGAGGAAATGGTCTTGAAGATCTGGCCCGGAGTCCACGTCGAGCGGCTCACCTCAGCGGTCAGGCCCTCCGGGATGACGCGCTCCAGGTTGCCAGCGAGGCCACCGCCGGTGACGTGGCAGAAGGTGGACACCGCGCACTCAGAGACCAGGGCCAGGCAGTCCTTGGCGTAGATACGGGTAGGCTCCAGTAGTTCCTCACCGAGAGTACGGCCCAGGTCTTCCATATAGCCGTCAAGCGGCAAACCGGCCTGCTCCAGGAGGACGTAGCGCGCCAAGGAGTAGCCGTTGGAGTGCAAACCAGAGGACTTCATAGCGATCAGGACGTCGCCGTCACGTACCTTGTCTGGGCCGAGGAGCTCATCGGCCTCCACCACGCCAACGGCGGTGGCGGAGACGTCGTATTCATCCTTGCCCATGACGCCTGGGTGCTCCGCGGTCTCACCGCCGAGGAGGGCAGCACCAGCCTGGACGCAGCCCTCAGCAATGCCCTTCACAATCTCCGCTACCTTTTCCGGAACAACCTCGCCCACCGCGATGTAGTCCTGCAGGAAAAGCGGCTCGGCTCCGCACACGACGAGATCATCCACGCACATGGCGACGAGGTCGATGCCGATGGTGTCGTGCTTATCCATGGCCTGGGCCACGGCCAGCTTGGTACCCACGCCATCAGAGCCAGCTGCGAGGACCGGCTCCTTGTAGTCCCCCAGTTTGAACAGGCCGGCGAATCCGCCGAGCCCACCCATCACCTCGGGGCGGGTGGCACGTTTGGCGTGGGGGGTAATTAGCTCTACTGCGCGGTCGCCTTCCTCAATGTTGACGCCGGCGGCAGCATACGTGTTCTCGCTCATGAATGACTTAGTCCTTATTCCTTAGTTTGTCGTCGAGCCCTGCAGGGTGCGCACGGCCTCAGCATTCGGGTTTCCGGCGGGCAGTCCGAGTGGGTACTTCCCATCGAAGCATGCGCAGCACAGTTCGTTGCGTGGCTGTTGGGTAGCCGCCACCATCTCATCGGTGGAGACGAAGCCCAGCGAATCCGCACCGATCGCAGTGCAGATGGTCTGTGCTACTTCTTCCGGATCATCGGAGGGGTTGGCATTGGCAATAAGCTCGCCTGGCGAGGCAAAGTCGATGCCGTAGAAGCATGGCCACTTCACCGGCGGGGAGGCAATGCGCACGTGAACTTCGGCAGCGCCGGCTTCCCGTAGCATCCGGATTAGTGCGCGCTGCGTGTTACCACGCACGATCGAATCATCCACCACCACGATGGACTTGCCTTCGATGACCTCCCGCAGCGGATTGAGCTTGAGGCGAATGCCCATCTGCCGCTGGGACTGTGTGGGCTGGATGAAGGTGCGCCCCACATAGGAGTTCTTCACTAAGCCATGCGCAAAGGTCAGCCCGGATTCGCGGGCATATCCCACGGCGGCCGGGTTGCCGGACTCAGGAACGGGGATCACCATGTCCGCATCGGGTGCTGGGTACTGGCGCGCTAGACGACGCCCAATTTCCACGCGCGTAGCGTTGACCGAACGGCCCTTGATATTGGTATCCGGCCGCGCCAGGTAGACATATTCGAAGACGCAGCCGTGGCGCTTAGTTTCTGCAAAGCGCTCGGAGCGAATGCCCGTCTCATCGATAGCAACGAGTTCGCCCGGTTCGATCTCCCGAATAAATTGCGCGCCGACGATATCGAGCGCACAGGTCTCACTGGCTACCACCCAGCCCGTGTTGAGCCGACCGAGGGCAAGCGGGCGCACGCCATGCGGGTCGCGGGCGGCGTAGAGGGTGTGCCCGTCCGTAAAGGTCAGGCAGTACGCTCCTTTCACGGTGGGCAAGAGCTGCAAAGCGGAATCGAACACGCTACTGTCTTCGCTCACGCCATCAGCCAACAAGATGGACAGACACATGGAGTCCGAAACGGACTCTTCCTGCGGTTTGATGAGCCCGCGTTCCACAGCCTTGGTGCGCAGCTCCTGGTAGTTCACCAAGTTTCCGTTGTGACCAAGCGCGATGTCGACGCCGCTGGGCGACGTCCCAAACATCGGCTGTACATTCGACCATTCCTTGCCACCCGCAGTGGAATAACGCGTGTGGCCGACGGCCACGTTTCCGTGCAGTGAGGTGAGGATGGATTCATCGAAGACATTGGAGACTAGGCCCATGTCTTTGAAGACAACAATGCGGTCATCATCCCCGACCGCGATGCCGGCGGCCTCTTGACCGCGGTGCTGGAGGGCGAAAAGTCCGAAGTAGGTTAACTTGGAAACCTCTTCTCCTGGTGCCCAAACACCAAAGACTCCGCATTCTTCGCGGGGCTCCGGATCCAGGCTGGGATCCGTAGACAGGGGCTTAGTCATGCTCTGGACGTGTTCAGCTACCACGGCGCTAATCCTAGCCGTTCCGGCCAGTGAAAACTAACGGAATCACGGGCAGGCAGCCAGCGATCTCGTGAGAACGGGAGCCGGAGGCGTCCACGCGGCCGTCGTGAAGCGCCTGCTCCCAGTCCAGGACGCCCGTGGCCAGCTGCAACCACGTCTGGGGATCCGTCTCCACCACATTCGGAGGAGTACCCCGGGTGTGCCGAGGCCCGGCGATACACTGCACTGCCACGAATGGGGGGACCCGCAATTCCACGGAGTGACCCGGCGCGTCCGCCTCCAACAGGCGAGCTGTGGTCCGAGTGGCTTTCGCAAGGGCCGGGCGACCTGGTTTTTCCACCCCTTCAGGGTCACGGATCCACTCCTCCACCGCTTCGACAGCAGCGCGGGTGGTGGCGGCATCAACAGCCTTTTTCATACGGTCAGCACGCTCCCTGATACTTTGTTATCCATGTCACCAACCATGCCACCAAGCTCCTCGGAAGAAAAGAAGCTGGTTCCCACCGGCAAGTCTCCCTCCATCACGCTGCGGTTTATGGCC contains:
- a CDS encoding FABP family protein, which translates into the protein MSEQTNNENQTENTHPENTKIDGNAAVNQAAEAWKDAASRNIPTVDVADNPLPDETANLRQGPSLHDGLLGLLPLVGVWQGEGQAHSTDGEQYAFGQQLIIAHDGENYLTYTSRTWKIDSEGKPVGPDVRESGFWRISLKDEIEMTYTSSNGINEIFYGSLFNERAWQLESASTMVTETGPTNLGPGKRMYGLMPNNNLGWVDERLVDGEMRPFMSAELTRVAG
- a CDS encoding aminodeoxychorismate lyase, producing the protein MSLQRRKEPVIYVVEPFGGSVRRHMPNLPLVYWDDAAVTRGDGIFESLLVRNGKAANFHRHAERFRHSARALDLPEPPMHKWQEATELAIADFYGPAGADGEEGSSLEAKCTWTYTRGRASTGVPTAWVVVQEVSDAVVAQRATGVKVMSTPRLWQVAEELPAKTLNYAATMATLRLARERGFDDVIFTDPDTGLVLEGATSTVVAVKGAKLRTPAGKGILPGTTQAALFEYASDQGYRCKAKELDLRYLEEADSVWLVSSVRTAVRVTRLDGKKLKAPANAEEIRALIDAALAR
- a CDS encoding CAF17-like 4Fe-4S cluster assembly/insertion protein YgfZ, whose amino-acid sequence is MSYSSPLLSRPGATEFQGSTLVDVSGVPWHYGNPLVEQRAVETGSAIIDRSHRRVIAVSGPDARAFLHNLLSQKLDDVDSGFSAGALDLNIQGHVLHHMDLSFDGDTFYLDVPTAQFESLRDFLTAMVFWSQVTVEEADAAVITVLGQSLQQPSAALVERSVQWPGCPRQDFLVPRQRLDAAVTELEKQGGSLAGLMAYTAERVRAREPERAADLDEKTIAHEVPQWIRRNDDVPAFVHLEKGCYRGQETVARVENLGRSPRLLVMLYLDGSAPERPDSGADITLGGRRVGRLGTVVEDCDYGPIALGLIKRSALNNGDLNIGSVAASVEPESIPTDEGPKAGRAAVDRLRGK
- a CDS encoding DUF3073 domain-containing protein; protein product: MGRGRAKAKQTKVARQLKYNSPEMDLDSLQRELASQNSKRSRDEDEDPYSEYADYEDYADRWNSDEWDEDDSDAR
- the purM gene encoding phosphoribosylformylglycinamidine cyclo-ligase, translating into MSENTYAAAGVNIEEGDRAVELITPHAKRATRPEVMGGLGGFAGLFKLGDYKEPVLAAGSDGVGTKLAVAQAMDKHDTIGIDLVAMCVDDLVVCGAEPLFLQDYIAVGEVVPEKVAEIVKGIAEGCVQAGAALLGGETAEHPGVMGKDEYDVSATAVGVVEADELLGPDKVRDGDVLIAMKSSGLHSNGYSLARYVLLEQAGLPLDGYMEDLGRTLGEELLEPTRIYAKDCLALVSECAVSTFCHVTGGGLAGNLERVIPEGLTAEVSRSTWTPGQIFKTISSVGKVALEEMEKTFNMGVGMIAVVAPEDRERALAMMTARHVEAWELGTVRVAEEGEPRVLMTGEHPGF
- the purF gene encoding amidophosphoribosyltransferase, whose protein sequence is MTKPLSTDPSLDPEPREECGVFGVWAPGEEVSKLTYFGLFALQHRGQEAAGIAVGDDDRIVVFKDMGLVSNVFDESILTSLHGNVAVGHTRYSTAGGKEWSNVQPMFGTSPSGVDIALGHNGNLVNYQELRTKAVERGLIKPQEESVSDSMCLSILLADGVSEDSSVFDSALQLLPTVKGAYCLTFTDGHTLYAARDPHGVRPLALGRLNTGWVVASETCALDIVGAQFIREIEPGELVAIDETGIRSERFAETKRHGCVFEYVYLARPDTNIKGRSVNATRVEIGRRLARQYPAPDADMVIPVPESGNPAAVGYARESGLTFAHGLVKNSYVGRTFIQPTQSQRQMGIRLKLNPLREVIEGKSIVVVDDSIVRGNTQRALIRMLREAGAAEVHVRIASPPVKWPCFYGIDFASPGELIANANPSDDPEEVAQTICTAIGADSLGFVSTDEMVAATQQPRNELCCACFDGKYPLGLPAGNPNAEAVRTLQGSTTN
- a CDS encoding sterol carrier family protein; its protein translation is MKKAVDAATTRAAVEAVEEWIRDPEGVEKPGRPALAKATRTTARLLEADAPGHSVELRVPPFVAVQCIAGPRHTRGTPPNVVETDPQTWLQLATGVLDWEQALHDGRVDASGSRSHEIAGCLPVIPLVFTGRNG